The following coding sequences are from one Triticum aestivum cultivar Chinese Spring chromosome 5A, IWGSC CS RefSeq v2.1, whole genome shotgun sequence window:
- the LOC123107793 gene encoding bisdemethoxycurcumin synthase, which produces MATVQQIRHAQRSDGPAAVLAIGTANPASCMLQNDYADYYFRVTNSEHHADLKDKLKRICKNSGIERRYVHLDEELLGAHPDFSDRALPTLDARIDMASAAVPELAASAAARAIAEWGRPAADVTHLVFSTYSGGKAPSADLRLASLLGLRPTVSRTILSLNGCSGGGRALQLAKELAENNRGARVLVACSELTLIGFYGPQEGRLDTILGNGIFGDGAGAVIVGADPVDCIERPLFEMAFATQTTIPETENEITTRLMKGGLDFHVSIRVPKLLKSNIERCLIDTFESIGISAEWNDLFWAIHPGGRAILDHVEQLLGLGVEKLAASRRVLREYGNMSAATVIFVLDELRRRRARGEEVAEWGVMMAFGPGITIETMVLHAAGSLKEN; this is translated from the exons ATGGCAACCGTCCAGCAGATCCGTCACGCGCAGCGCTCGGACGGCCCGGCGGCCGTGCTTGCAATCGGCACAGCGAACCCGGCGAGCTGCATGCTCCAGAACGACTACGCCGACTACTACTTCCGCGTCACCAACAGCGAGCACCACGCCGACCTCAAGGACAAGCTCAAGAGAATCT GTAAGAATTCGGGCATCGAGAGGCGCTACGTGCACCTCGACGAGGAGCTCCTCGGCGCGCACCCGGACTTCAGCGACCGCGCGCTGCCGACCCTCGACGCGCGGATAGACATGGCCTCGGCCGCGGTGCCCGAGCTCGCCGCGTCCGCCGCGGCCAGGGCCATCGCCGAGTGGGGGCGCCCGGCCGCCGACGTCACGCACCTCGTCTTCAGCACCTACTCCGGCGGGAAGGCCCCCAGCGCCGACCTCCGCCTGGCGTCGCTGCTCGGCCTCCGCCCCACCGTGTCCCGCACCATCCTCAGCCTCAACGGCTGctccggtggcggcagggcgctgCAGCTCGCCAAGGAGCTCGCCGAGAACAACCGCGGCGCGCGCGTCCTCGTGGCCTGCTCCGAGCTCACCCTCATCGGGTTCTACGGGCCCCAGGAGGGTCGCCTCGACACCATCCTGGGCAACGGCATATTCGGCGACGGCGCGGGCGCCGTCATCGTCGGCGCCGACCCTGTCGACTGCATTGAGCGCCCGCTGTTCGAGATGGCCTTCGCCACGCAGACGACGATACCGGAGACCGAGAACGAGATCACCACGCGGCTCATGAAAGGCGGCCTCGACTTCCACGTCTCCATCCGGGTGCCGAAGCTGCTGAAGAGCAACATCGAGCGCTGTCTGATCGACACGTTCGAATCTATTGGGATCAGTGCTGAGTGGAACGATCTCTTCTGGGCGATCCACCCTGGTGGCCGTGCGATTTTGGACCACGTTGAGCAACTGCTCGGGCTGGGCGTCGAGAAGCTGGCCGCGAGCCGACGGGTGCTGAGAGAGTACGGGAACATGAGTGCCGCCACGGTGATCTTCGTGCTCGATGAGCTGCGCCGGCGTAGGGCAAGGGGAGAAGAGGTGGCCGAGTGGGGTGTGATGATGGCGTTCGGTCCGGGGATCACGATCGAGACCATGGTGCTGCACGCCGCAGGCAGCCTCAAGGAAAACTAG